A single genomic interval of Streptomyces sp. 1222.5 harbors:
- the ileS gene encoding isoleucine--tRNA ligase translates to MTAPTYRQVPAQVDLPALEHAVLDFWRDQKIFSKSLEQSEGRPEWVFYEGPPTANGMPGAHHIEARVFKDVFPRFRTMRGYHVARKAGWDCHGLPVELAVEKELGFSGKQDIEAYGIAEFNAKCRESVTRHTDAFAELTTRMGYWVDLDDAYRTMDPEYVESVWWSLKEIFGKGLLVQDHRVAPWCPRCGTGLSDHELAQGYETVVDPSVYVRFPLTSGPLAGEASLLVWTTTPWTLVSNTAVAAHPEVTYVVATDGQEKIVVAEPLVAKALGEGWEPTGQSFTGAEMERWTYRRPFELVEFPEPAHYVVNAEYVTTEDGTGLVHQSPAFGEDDLKVCRAYGLPVVNPVRPDGTFEEDVPLVGGVFFKKADERLTEDLQQRGLLFKHLPYEHSYPHCWRCHTALLYYAQPSWYIRTTAIKDRLIQENEGTNWFPDTVKHGRFGDWLNNNIDWALSRNRYWGTPLPIWRCEDDHLTCVGSRAELTELTGTDQSALDPHRPFIDDVTFACPQCAKPATRVPEVIDAWYDSGSMPFAQWGYPYKNKELFESRYPAQFISEAIDQTRGWFYTLMAVGTLVFDKSSYENVVCLGHILAEDGRKMSKHLGNILQPIPLMDQHGADAVRWFMAAGGSPWAARRVGHGTIQEVVRKTLLTYWNTVAFQALYARTSNWAPSAADPAPAERPLIDRWLLSELHALTDQVTQALEAYDTQRAGKLLSAFVDDLSNWYVRRSRRRFWQGDKAALRTLHEVLETVTKLMAPITPFITERVWQDLIVPVTPGSPESVHLAPWPEADLSAIDPELSRQMVLVRRLVELGRATRAESGVKTRQPLSRALIAASGFDSLDRELHTQITEELNVSALASLSEVGGSLVDTTAKANFRALGKRFGKRVQDVAKAIAGADAAALSLALREGTASVEVDGETVALAPDEVIITETPREGWSVASDSGATVALDLEITEELRQAGLARDAIRLIQEARKNSGLDVADRIALRWTSTDPAVIAALSEHSELIADEVLAADFAQGDADDTYGSAFTDEGLSLVFRLRKA, encoded by the coding sequence ATGACAGCGCCGACGTACCGCCAGGTGCCCGCCCAGGTCGACCTGCCCGCGCTTGAGCACGCGGTGCTCGACTTCTGGCGCGACCAGAAGATCTTCAGCAAGAGCCTGGAGCAGTCCGAGGGCCGCCCGGAATGGGTGTTCTACGAGGGGCCGCCCACCGCCAACGGCATGCCGGGCGCCCACCACATCGAGGCGCGCGTCTTCAAGGACGTCTTCCCCCGCTTCCGCACCATGCGCGGCTACCACGTGGCCCGCAAGGCCGGCTGGGACTGCCACGGCCTGCCCGTCGAGCTGGCCGTCGAGAAGGAGCTGGGCTTCTCCGGCAAGCAGGACATCGAGGCGTACGGCATCGCCGAGTTCAACGCCAAGTGCCGTGAGTCCGTGACCCGGCACACCGACGCCTTCGCCGAGCTGACGACCCGCATGGGCTACTGGGTCGACCTGGACGACGCCTACCGCACCATGGACCCCGAGTACGTGGAGTCGGTGTGGTGGTCGCTGAAGGAGATCTTCGGCAAGGGGCTGCTGGTCCAGGACCACCGCGTCGCCCCCTGGTGCCCCCGCTGCGGCACCGGCCTGTCCGACCACGAGCTGGCCCAGGGCTACGAGACGGTCGTCGACCCGTCCGTGTACGTCCGCTTCCCGCTCACCTCCGGCCCGCTCGCCGGCGAGGCCTCGCTGCTGGTGTGGACGACGACCCCCTGGACCCTGGTGTCCAACACGGCGGTCGCCGCGCACCCCGAGGTCACCTACGTCGTCGCGACCGACGGCCAGGAGAAGATCGTCGTCGCCGAGCCGCTGGTCGCCAAGGCGCTCGGCGAGGGCTGGGAGCCGACCGGCCAGTCCTTCACCGGCGCCGAGATGGAGCGCTGGACCTACCGGCGCCCGTTCGAGCTCGTGGAGTTCCCGGAGCCGGCGCACTACGTGGTGAACGCCGAGTACGTGACGACCGAGGACGGTACGGGCCTGGTCCACCAGTCCCCGGCCTTCGGTGAGGACGACCTCAAGGTCTGCCGCGCCTACGGCCTGCCCGTGGTCAACCCGGTCCGCCCGGACGGCACCTTCGAGGAGGACGTCCCGCTGGTCGGCGGCGTCTTCTTCAAGAAGGCGGACGAACGGCTCACCGAGGACCTTCAGCAGCGCGGCCTCCTCTTCAAGCACCTGCCGTACGAACACAGCTACCCGCACTGCTGGCGCTGCCACACCGCGCTGCTCTACTACGCGCAGCCCTCCTGGTACATCCGCACGACGGCGATCAAGGACCGCCTCATCCAGGAGAACGAGGGCACCAACTGGTTCCCGGACACGGTCAAGCACGGCCGCTTCGGCGACTGGCTGAACAACAACATCGACTGGGCGCTGTCCCGCAACCGCTACTGGGGCACCCCGCTGCCGATCTGGCGCTGCGAGGACGACCACCTCACCTGCGTCGGCTCCCGCGCGGAGCTGACCGAGCTGACCGGCACGGACCAGTCGGCCCTCGACCCGCACCGCCCGTTCATCGATGACGTCACCTTCGCGTGCCCGCAGTGCGCGAAGCCCGCCACGCGCGTGCCGGAGGTCATCGACGCCTGGTACGACTCGGGTTCTATGCCGTTCGCGCAGTGGGGCTACCCGTACAAGAACAAGGAGCTGTTCGAGAGCCGTTACCCGGCCCAGTTCATCTCCGAGGCGATCGACCAGACCCGCGGCTGGTTCTACACGCTGATGGCCGTCGGCACCCTGGTCTTCGACAAGTCGTCGTACGAGAACGTCGTCTGCCTCGGCCACATCCTCGCCGAGGACGGCCGCAAGATGTCCAAGCACCTGGGCAACATCCTGCAGCCGATCCCGCTCATGGACCAGCACGGCGCGGACGCGGTCCGCTGGTTCATGGCGGCCGGCGGCTCCCCGTGGGCGGCCCGCCGGGTCGGCCACGGCACCATCCAGGAGGTCGTCCGCAAGACGCTCCTCACGTACTGGAACACGGTCGCCTTCCAGGCCCTGTACGCCCGTACGTCGAACTGGGCGCCCAGCGCCGCGGATCCGGCCCCGGCCGAGCGCCCGCTGATCGACCGCTGGCTGCTGTCCGAGCTGCACGCGCTCACCGACCAGGTGACCCAGGCGCTGGAGGCGTACGACACCCAGCGCGCCGGCAAGCTGCTCTCGGCGTTCGTGGACGACCTGTCCAACTGGTACGTCCGCCGTTCGCGCCGCCGCTTCTGGCAGGGCGACAAGGCCGCGCTGCGCACTCTGCACGAGGTGCTGGAGACGGTCACCAAGCTGATGGCGCCGATCACCCCGTTCATCACCGAGCGGGTGTGGCAGGACCTGATCGTCCCGGTCACCCCGGGCTCGCCGGAGTCCGTGCACCTGGCCCCCTGGCCGGAGGCGGACCTCTCCGCCATCGACCCGGAGCTGTCCCGGCAGATGGTTCTGGTGCGCCGGCTGGTGGAGCTGGGCCGCGCCACGCGCGCGGAGTCGGGCGTCAAGACCCGCCAGCCGCTGTCCCGCGCGCTGATCGCGGCGAGCGGTTTCGACTCCCTGGACCGCGAGCTGCACACGCAGATCACCGAGGAGCTGAACGTCTCCGCCCTGGCGTCGCTGTCCGAGGTCGGCGGTTCCCTGGTGGACACCACCGCCAAGGCCAACTTCCGGGCGCTCGGCAAGCGGTTCGGCAAGCGGGTGCAGGACGTGGCCAAGGCGATCGCCGGCGCCGACGCGGCCGCGCTGTCCCTCGCGCTGCGCGAGGGCACGGCGTCCGTGGAGGTCGACGGCGAGACGGTCGCTCTCGCCCCGGACGAGGTGATCATCACCGAGACCCCGCGCGAGGGCTGGTCGGTGGCCTCCGACTCCGGCGCGACGGTCGCCCTGGACCTGGAGATCACCGAAGAGCTGCGGCAGGCCGGTCTGGCCCGTGACGCGATCCGGCTGATCCAGGAGGCCCGCAAGAACAGCGGCCTCGACGTGGCCGACCGGATCGCGCTGCGCTGGACCTCGACCGACCCCGCGGTGATCGCCGCGCTGTCCGAGCACAGCGAGTTGATCGCCGATGAGGTGCTGGCCGCCGACTTCGCGCAGGGCGACGCCGACGACACGTACGGATCCGCCTTCACGGACGAGGGGCTGAGCCTGGTCTTCCGACTGCGCAAGGCGTAG